A region of the Clavelina lepadiformis chromosome 9, kaClaLepa1.1, whole genome shotgun sequence genome:
TAAAAaaatgcatcctgtggttgtgcacttctgcactagacccgaaACTTTGGCCTAAATATTGATCAATCTCGTGCGTACAGCTGCCGTACACTTCTCATTTTATCTTGTTGTAAATATGGTACTCTCTGTGTCAGTTAATTGTACGATTTCAAAATACTTAAACATTAGGCTACATATGTTTGTACATTCCACAATGTCTGAATGTCCACTATCTAGCCTACCACATGCAAGCAGTAGGCTATATCCAAGACTGTAGAGTTTGGCATAAGCGCATTTGCACTTTGATttggacagaacttctgtgcactcaattttcaattgatatAAAGAATAAAATAGGTCAAACTGTGTAGATTACTCTGTAATTGCGCACTTCCATTGCTTCTGAGCAATTtcgcacttgtcatttttggttgttcaTTACGCCCAGaatcttgctgaaaacagcCACACTCTGCAGTTGGGGCTATATCGCAGGCTTAAATATGCTCttctaaaaataacaaataaacaaaccgtGTCTCCGACCGAATCCAAATCTCCATTGACATTTTCTTTCCACAGTGTTAGCGAGCCTAGTGTCTCATTAACTTTGTGGCTTTCAAGTTCAAAGCCATCTTGCTCACGTTGAATGCCACTGATGAGATTTTCTGTTGCTGATTTGAAAGTTGTGAATTCCTGTAAAAGTTTAACATAGACATCTTGAAATACAATGAATTGTGACCGTTTTAAATACATATACAGagtacaatacaatacaagaATACATAATATACAATACCGAAGTTAATTAGAGATAACAATTTACTTCCTGTCGTAATGTTAGGGATTCGGCGAAACTGTACATCAGTTCACGATTTGATTCGGAAAACTTTTCCAGTTCATCGAAGTCAGCACGTTGATAGAAAACGGTGGCGTTTATGAGTGAAACTTTGTCCGCTAGTTGGTAGACAGTGACATCCAATGAACGAAGATGATTTTCGTTTctgataaaaaacaaaaaaatcaactttGATTGATTTTAAGGTAGTAAATAACGAAAAACTGGTTTGATTGGATGACCAAGCCAGCCTGCTTTACGTGAGAAATATAGAGTCAGCTAATGCAAGAATACAACACAGTTGCTGTATTTACACCTGAGACATCACTTGataaactgttaaaaattcttttgccAAAGTAAAAGATGCTGTACACCGTGTGATTGCTTCACGTATGGTAATGCAGTCTCAGTGGTTTTTGACCATATATTTAGGCTTACCAACATAAATTGCCAATACTCCATATTTCAAAGTAATATGCTTGGATTTGGTTCTTAGTTCTTTGTTGTCAACAAAGTcagtattttttcaaaagtctCACTTTGCCGATTACTGAAAAGTGACTAATTGTTATCTCTCTGTTATGGTTGCAGAAGCATCACCAAGCCACCCTAAATTCGGTAAAGTACGATAACACATTGTTCGAAGCCACAATTCAAAGTAACCTTAGACATTGTGCGACGTAACGTAGCCTATGCCTAGATTTCCCTGCAGTGCTCAGCAGGCCGACAAACATGAAGCGtgagaaaaaagtttaatcttGTGCGAATGCGTTAACATGCGGAATCGTTTTCAGAGTGCAGAAAAAACTCCCACGGCCTTAGAACATCTCTGCATAGTGACGCGAGTGAGTCGATTGGTGAGAATCAAATCCAGTCACCTTGTAAGGATTAGAACTTGAAAAACGTTGTGTCAACTTAAAAAGGAAAAGTTATTAAAAGAGTCTAACAACTTAAAAACTTATTCGCCTGAAAAATGCTATCACAGAAACGACAGCAAATTGTTGTCAAATTGATCTTTATTTTAGAATAACACACGTGATATTTACAGGTATGTAGTAAAGGCACCAGGTTTGAGCTATCCAagttaattcaaatttcaaaaaattaagcacCAAATATGGGGTCAAATGAGGGCAATGACTGGTTGGGTGACTGAGAGCAGCCGGAAGAATAATCCTGTAAGAAATCTGCTCGCTGTGTGAGGTCATCATCCAGAGGCCATAAAGAATCCACTTCGCCAGAGAGCATTTCGTTGAATCCAAATCCTTGATTGAAGTCATTTGACTCGTAGTCGATGCCAAATTGCGTCGGTTCCGGAGATGACATGAGCGATTGAAGGATCGACGTGACGTGAGGAGATTCAGCAGCAGTTGAGTGActtgtgttttctgatgacGAGCTTCGGGGAGAGATGATTGGTGAGTAATTGCTGCTCATGACGTCACCGTTTGCTCTGTGCATACGTATGTGCTTACGTAACGAACTGGGGTGGGTGTAGCTGCGATCACATCCTTTGTACTTTAAAGTAAAACGCAACgatcaaatttcaaaattaaaaattttagctGACTTCgtttacaaagaaaaatgttaaagtataAACATGTGAAACCGAAACTTGGAATCTTGCTTACCTTGCAAACATATAACTTTCCTTTATTGTGCATGTAGCTGTGCTTTTTACGATCAGAGCTATTGGCAAATCGTCGATCACACCCAAGATATTTGCATAGAAACGATTTTTCGCCTGAAATAGAACATTGCAGACTTGGAAGCTCGTATTTCGTTAATGAAAATGCTAAGAATAACGCTTAGACTAAAATATTATCttacctgtgtgagttcttatatGGATTTTGAGATTTTCGCTCCGAGCAAATAGCTTACTGCAGACGGGGTATGCGAACGGTTTCTCTCTAGTGTGAACTCGGATGTGGTTGACCAGCTTGTACTTGGCcttaaaagctttcaaatGACGTTTGCAATTACGCCAGTAGCAAGTGTGGTTGCTTTGTTCCGGTCCTACGACGTGATCACAAGTGATGTGGTGGACAAACGCTTTCATGTCTTCGAAGATTTAAAAATCGAGGTATATAGGCTACGTTTGCAAAAGTTTATCATTTCGATCTCATTGCTATAAcaacataatttaaaacaaccaaTAACGACGTTTGTTTTACCGCTACCAAAAGGTTTGTATTACGCTTAAGTAATTTCAGCTAAAGAAACtctaaaattatataaacTTATATAATTCCATTATATTACAGGTGGAAAACTTTTGGCCGACGAGAGGGAGAGAAAAAAGCTCCAAAAGCAAACGTGCAGGATGAAAAAAAATGCGCTAAACGCCGCAGAACAATGGACTGCAGCTAAAGGTTACAGAAACCTGGCCGATTTTGACAGCCTATGTCGCGCATATAGCCTATGAAACACAATACTGTATTTGTGCTACAGTGTTTCAGTGGTTCTGTGAAAGCAACATAGCTTACAAATTATATTATAGCAGAGTGCAGTGAAATGTTCTTCATATTTAATAACCTACGTTTTTAGGTGTTCAATTTTTGGCAAATGGTCTACCATTGGATACGTATTTTGAAAcacattggaaaaaatttGACGAAATTCGCGGTAAACTTcacatgcaaaaaaaacttaaacgCAAGTAAGAAACCGAAGACGAAATGCGATATGGGAGCACCAACCCGAATACACGAAAGCGCTTTTGCGCTTAAAGATTGGCATCTCATCCTTCATCGCCTTATTTGCCGCTCACGTGTGACGACAATCTTATTGAAATTTGTTGGTTTTCAGAATATTGTACCCgcagaatatttttaaatgatacaaactaaataattttataccGGTAATATATTGTGCTCTATCAACCTTGCGGCCAGGATAGTCGAGGTTGTTTTGAAAGCTTGGTCTGGAATTCCCGAGTTTGCAAACTGGCTCTAAACTGTGCGCAGAGtgcaaaaaattgcttttttacggctcaaaaataaaaacgcttCGAAATCGTCTCGAAATGaaacacattttcaaattcatACGAACAGCAGCTGGCCGCCTAAGACTGACGATTTTAAAACGCCGCATATAAGCTAGAACAATTGTGTAACACCGTAGCCCGATTATTTTAATCATGTTTGACAAAGATCGGCCTAGTTTCTCGACAAACAAAGCTGGTCTTGCGTCAGGTCTTTATCTACGTCAACGTTGGGCttacattttgtttgttacttcgcaaaagtttttaaaatctgGCTCTAAAATTCCTACACTGCATAAACCACCAGGGCGCAAATTTGGGTGTTTTTTCGCTTGAAAAACTCTTCACCACGGCTCAAAATAAAATCCATTCACCGATTTTACGtttacaataattaatttagtTTAGATTGTGAAAGACGGTTACAACAACTATTTTAACGacgtatataatatatatacaataagGTAAAGGTAGGTGCCTATAATATAATAAGTTGATAGCCGAAAAGTTGTCACattcaaacaaagaaacacgacaaacgaaaaattaaaaacgtaaaaagatCTATGAGTCCTAAAATCTGGTTCGTGAGAAAGGTTATTGCCCAATGAGCTCCCTATACGCTGGTAGCCTTAATTATAAAGGACTGTTCGGCAATAAAACTTCTATTTACTGCATAGATCTTTTGCTTAAGTTAGCCAGTATAAATCAATCAAGTAAGTTAAAACATGACTTAGCTGCTTCCATTAGACAGGAGCGCACAAAGCAGATTGTTCTGTTATTAAGTAGCTGCTGCTTTCatctaaaccaggggtcggAAACTTTTTAGCTAAGGGGGCCATaaaagctacatatttttaattgtacttCCGTGAGAGGTgtacaatatttttcaacacttaatgcaactaacgtctgcatttttaaacaaaaccaacaattttagaCAACGGTTAGTG
Encoded here:
- the LOC143470661 gene encoding uncharacterized protein LOC143470661, with the protein product MKAFVHHITCDHVVGPEQSNHTCYWRNCKRHLKAFKAKYKLVNHIRVHTREKPFAYPVCSKLFARSENLKIHIRTHTGEKSFLCKYLGCDRRFANSSDRKKHSYMHNKGKLYVCKYKGCDRSYTHPSSLRKHIRMHRANGDVMSSNYSPIISPRSSSSENTSHSTAAESPHVTSILQSLMSSPEPTQFGIDYESNDFNQGFGFNEMLSGEVDSLWPLDDDLTQRADFLQDYSSGCSQSPNQSLPSFDPIFGA